One region of Peribacillus simplex genomic DNA includes:
- a CDS encoding erythromycin esterase family protein — protein MHHNLVQSIIEHSVPLTSEADWDMLVQQVKNSKFVLLGEASHGTSEFYTARVEITKKLIKEKGFTFVAVEGDWPACQAINRYVKGYDLETKSAQDVLKSFDRWPTWMWANEEIIDLIEWMKQYNESGQNQTKIGFYGIDIYSLWESMDEVIHYLKQIDSPDLDAARQAFTCFEPFNRNNEEYAVSAGIYSEDCIEEVAELLTTIQRKKEKYPHHEELNLNLQVNALVAYNAENYYRTMVVHDDRSWNIRDMHMVDALNEIMDFYGSEGKAIVWEHNTHVGDASATDMRDSGMINVGQVIREQNPTEDVFITGFGTYRGTVIAADEWGMDFEIKTVPPAMKGSWEEAMHLSGAYDKLLIFNDENRQLFQDRIGHRAIGVVYRPEYEQYGNYVPSVLSNRYDAFVYIDETKALHPLVHEKTPVV, from the coding sequence GTGCATCATAATCTGGTTCAGTCAATAATCGAACATTCAGTCCCGCTTACAAGTGAAGCTGATTGGGATATGCTCGTTCAACAAGTTAAAAATTCAAAATTTGTTTTGCTGGGTGAGGCATCACATGGAACATCCGAGTTTTACACGGCCCGAGTTGAAATAACAAAAAAACTGATTAAAGAAAAAGGGTTCACCTTTGTAGCCGTTGAAGGTGATTGGCCCGCATGCCAGGCAATTAATAGATATGTTAAAGGGTATGACCTAGAAACTAAATCGGCACAGGATGTTCTTAAGAGTTTTGACCGCTGGCCGACCTGGATGTGGGCAAACGAGGAAATAATCGACTTGATCGAATGGATGAAACAATACAATGAGTCTGGACAAAATCAAACGAAAATTGGATTTTATGGAATCGATATCTATAGTCTTTGGGAATCCATGGATGAAGTCATCCATTACTTAAAGCAAATTGATTCACCTGACCTCGATGCTGCCAGACAGGCGTTCACATGTTTTGAGCCATTCAATCGGAATAACGAAGAGTACGCAGTTTCGGCAGGCATTTATTCGGAAGACTGTATAGAGGAAGTAGCCGAATTACTGACAACTATTCAGCGAAAAAAAGAAAAATACCCCCATCACGAAGAATTGAATTTGAATCTTCAAGTGAATGCACTGGTGGCGTATAATGCAGAAAATTATTACAGGACAATGGTAGTTCATGACGATAGATCATGGAATATTCGAGATATGCATATGGTGGATGCACTTAATGAAATTATGGATTTTTACGGTTCTGAAGGCAAGGCGATTGTGTGGGAACATAATACCCATGTTGGCGATGCCAGTGCTACTGATATGAGAGATTCCGGGATGATTAATGTCGGCCAGGTCATTCGTGAGCAAAACCCAACTGAAGATGTATTTATCACAGGTTTCGGAACCTACAGGGGAACTGTAATTGCAGCAGACGAGTGGGGCATGGATTTTGAAATAAAAACAGTACCCCCGGCAATGAAAGGAAGTTGGGAGGAGGCTATGCACCTTTCGGGGGCGTATGATAAGTTGCTCATTTTCAATGATGAAAATCGGCAGCTATTCCAAGATAGGATTGGACATCGGGCGATTGGGGTTGTATACAGACCGGAATATGAACAATATGGAAACTATGTACCTTCTGTATTGTCAAATAGATATGATGCTTTTGTTTACATTGATGAGACTAAAGCTCTTCACCCGCTTGTTCATGAAAAAACACCCGTTGTGTAA
- a CDS encoding ABC transporter ATP-binding protein, which produces MSNQKKPQSGGQMGHGPGGGNMMMMGQKAKDFKGTLRRLLAYLKPRRNKLIAVFFAAIMSTIFMIVGPKIMGTAITELFEGAYGKFQGIPGAAINFDKIGQILLLLAGLYVLSSLFNYVQQYIMSSVAQETVYDLREDVNKKLEKLPLKYFEGRPNGETLSRMTNDIDTIGSTLQQSLTQFITSIVTILGIIIMMLSISPLLTLISIVSLPLSIFAIRPILKRSQKHFADQQRTLGQLNGHIEEMYTGHQVVKAFGHEKKASAQFTKVNEELYKAGRKAQFISGIIMPMMFFIGNLSYVLISVVGGILVTQRSISIGDIQAFITYSKQFTQPITQTANIANIIQSTVAAAERVFELLDEEEEMKEKTTAKIRRANGAVTFEHVDFGYGEEMLIKDMNIDVSSGQTVAIVGPTGAGKTTMINLLMRFYELNGGKIKIDGLDTRNMSRNDLRKNFGMVLQDTWLFNGTIKDNIAYGKNGATDEEIFTAARTAHADHFIRTLPDGYETVLNEEASNISQGQKQLLTIARAVLADPPIMILDEATSSVDTRTEVFIQKAMNRLMEGRTSFVIAHRLSTIKDADLILVMDQGKVIEQGTHSELLEVNGFYADLYNSQFTENVAG; this is translated from the coding sequence ATGAGTAATCAAAAAAAACCTCAAAGCGGCGGTCAGATGGGGCATGGTCCTGGTGGCGGTAACATGATGATGATGGGTCAAAAAGCAAAAGATTTTAAAGGAACACTAAGACGTCTCTTGGCCTATTTAAAACCGCGGCGCAACAAATTGATTGCCGTGTTCTTCGCTGCAATCATGAGTACGATTTTCATGATTGTCGGACCAAAAATCATGGGAACGGCGATTACGGAATTATTCGAAGGGGCTTACGGGAAATTTCAAGGAATACCTGGAGCAGCTATTAATTTTGATAAAATTGGCCAGATTCTTCTACTACTTGCTGGACTGTATGTCTTAAGCAGCCTTTTCAACTATGTACAACAATATATTATGTCCAGTGTTGCACAAGAAACGGTATATGATCTACGGGAAGATGTTAATAAAAAGCTCGAGAAACTTCCTCTCAAATATTTTGAAGGACGTCCTAACGGGGAAACACTTAGCCGAATGACAAATGATATTGATACAATCGGGAGCACCCTTCAACAAAGCTTAACGCAGTTCATCACATCAATCGTCACGATTTTGGGGATTATCATCATGATGCTTTCCATTAGCCCGTTATTGACATTAATCTCGATAGTCAGCTTACCTTTGTCAATATTTGCAATCCGGCCTATTTTAAAAAGATCCCAAAAACATTTTGCCGATCAACAGCGTACACTTGGGCAATTAAATGGGCACATTGAAGAGATGTACACTGGCCATCAAGTCGTTAAAGCATTCGGACATGAAAAAAAGGCAAGTGCCCAGTTTACTAAGGTTAATGAAGAATTGTATAAAGCGGGAAGAAAGGCACAGTTTATATCTGGAATCATCATGCCCATGATGTTTTTTATCGGAAATTTGAGCTATGTCCTCATCAGCGTTGTCGGCGGAATTTTGGTAACGCAACGTTCGATCTCAATTGGTGATATTCAAGCATTCATCACATATTCAAAGCAGTTCACCCAGCCGATCACACAAACAGCCAACATCGCAAACATTATTCAGTCAACGGTTGCAGCAGCTGAGCGTGTCTTTGAGCTACTTGATGAAGAAGAGGAAATGAAAGAAAAAACCACAGCTAAAATAAGGAGAGCAAATGGTGCTGTCACTTTTGAACATGTCGACTTTGGATATGGGGAAGAAATGTTAATTAAAGATATGAACATCGATGTCTCTTCTGGACAGACGGTCGCAATTGTTGGACCGACTGGTGCTGGAAAAACGACCATGATAAATCTCTTGATGAGATTTTATGAACTAAATGGCGGAAAGATTAAAATTGATGGTCTTGATACACGGAATATGTCCAGGAATGATCTTCGTAAGAACTTTGGGATGGTACTTCAAGATACCTGGCTCTTTAATGGCACGATTAAGGACAATATCGCTTATGGAAAAAATGGAGCAACAGATGAAGAAATTTTTACAGCTGCTCGGACGGCACATGCCGACCATTTCATTCGGACACTGCCAGATGGTTATGAGACAGTTTTGAACGAAGAAGCTTCGAACATCTCACAAGGACAAAAGCAGCTTTTGACAATCGCACGAGCTGTTCTTGCAGATCCACCAATCATGATATTGGATGAAGCGACGTCGAGTGTGGACACTCGGACCGAAGTCTTTATCCAAAAGGCGATGAACAGACTGATGGAAGGACGGACTAGCTTTGTCATTGCCCATCGTCTCTCAACGATTAAGGATGCAGATTTGATTCTCGTTATGGATCAAGGAAAAGTGATTGAGCAAGGAACGCATTCGGAACTATTAGAAGTAAATGGTTTCTACGCAGATCTCTACAATAGTCAGTTTACTGAAAATGTAGCTGGTTAA
- a CDS encoding GNAT family N-acetyltransferase — MDSKRITTENDLKIAFHIRKEVFVEEQGFQLESEFDEFDTLNAPSEHILVYYNEQPVGTGRLRVVDGLGKLERICILEPYRKFGLGKIIIKTLEEVAKEMELSLVKLHSQTQAEGFYKKLGYQTSSDVFMEDGGPHLLMKKDLINE; from the coding sequence TTGGATTCTAAGAGAATAACTACAGAAAATGATTTAAAAATAGCCTTTCATATCAGAAAAGAAGTATTTGTCGAGGAACAAGGTTTCCAATTAGAAAGTGAATTTGATGAATTTGATACACTTAATGCTCCTTCTGAACACATATTAGTTTATTATAATGAACAACCAGTCGGAACTGGAAGGTTAAGAGTTGTTGATGGTTTAGGTAAATTGGAGAGAATTTGCATCTTAGAGCCTTACCGTAAATTTGGTCTTGGAAAAATAATAATAAAAACGTTAGAAGAAGTCGCAAAGGAAATGGAATTATCCCTGGTTAAATTACATAGTCAAACACAGGCAGAGGGCTTTTATAAAAAACTCGGCTATCAAACTTCATCCGATGTCTTTATGGAAGATGGCGGTCCACATCTTTTAATGAAAAAAGATTTAATTAATGAATAA
- a CDS encoding YeiH family protein gives MEETCQEQQNSNSPLQNKVLLWMGGIAFTFFIALLGLGLSKVTGFNRIGPLACSIIIAVIYRQIAGYPEKFRTGIEFSAKKLLRFAIILYGLKLNIDVIFNQGLPLLVRDIGTVTFAIVVMVLIAKWFKADASISLLLAVGTGICGAAAIAAISPIVKAKEEDTAIGVGIIALMGTLFSIVYTLLRPILPISALDYGIWSGISLHEIAHVALAGAPAGEDALAIALLAKLGRVFLLIPLCFIFIYWMKKRTSGKMGHDAKIDFPWFLVGFIIMSLIGSYVFGTYITVSPIVMDGISNTTTFILTMAMIGLGLNVSLQALRTKAMRPLLAMTITSLLLSIISYFIV, from the coding sequence ATGGAAGAAACGTGTCAGGAACAGCAAAATTCGAATTCACCGCTTCAAAATAAGGTGCTTTTATGGATGGGCGGTATCGCTTTTACCTTTTTTATAGCACTTTTAGGCTTGGGGCTGTCCAAGGTTACAGGATTCAATCGAATCGGTCCTCTTGCGTGTTCGATCATCATTGCCGTGATTTATCGTCAAATCGCTGGCTATCCAGAAAAATTCCGGACGGGAATTGAATTTTCCGCTAAAAAACTTTTGCGTTTTGCCATTATTTTATACGGATTGAAGTTAAATATTGATGTGATTTTCAATCAGGGTTTACCATTGTTGGTACGTGACATAGGCACAGTAACATTTGCCATAGTCGTGATGGTCCTGATTGCAAAGTGGTTTAAGGCAGATGCCTCCATTTCCCTTCTTCTTGCAGTTGGAACTGGGATATGCGGTGCAGCGGCTATTGCGGCAATATCTCCAATCGTGAAAGCCAAGGAAGAAGATACAGCCATAGGCGTCGGGATAATCGCTTTAATGGGAACGCTTTTCTCCATTGTTTATACACTTTTACGTCCAATCCTACCGATATCCGCTTTGGATTATGGGATTTGGTCTGGAATCAGTCTTCATGAAATCGCCCATGTTGCATTGGCAGGAGCTCCGGCTGGTGAAGATGCGCTAGCGATTGCGCTCCTCGCAAAATTGGGCCGCGTCTTTTTACTTATCCCTTTATGCTTCATTTTTATTTATTGGATGAAAAAACGTACATCCGGGAAAATGGGCCATGATGCCAAAATTGATTTTCCCTGGTTCCTCGTTGGTTTTATAATCATGAGTCTAATTGGAAGTTATGTGTTTGGAACTTATATTACGGTGTCTCCAATCGTAATGGATGGTATTTCCAATACGACTACATTCATATTGACAATGGCCATGATCGGTCTTGGACTGAATGTAAGCCTGCAGGCACTGCGCACAAAAGCCATGCGTCCTCTTTTAGCCATGACCATTACCTCTTTGCTGCTTTCCATAATCTCGTACTTTATTGTTTAA
- a CDS encoding ABC transporter ATP-binding protein — protein sequence MIKILKNLSVYKWIISAVIGLVFIQSMSDLFLPTLMADIIDKGVVRGDTPYIWKIGGLMLVVSALGACASIIASYYSSKAAMGMGRDLRLRVFNHVEKFSLQEFDEVGTASLITRTTNDITQVQQVVIMMLRMVISAPIMLVGGVIMAVSMDAKLSLVIVVTMPFLIGSILLILSKGVPLFQKVQKRLDRLNLVLRENLTGIRVIRAFNHETQEKERLKKANKELTDVSIKVNKIMAFMMPVMMLVMNLTVVGIIWFGGVRIDNGGMQIGDLMAFIQYVMQIMFALVMASMMFVMVPRAAVSATRINEVLDMKPSFLDEGTEKADREPGTLEFEHVTFSYPGAEEPALSDISFSARPGEITAIIGGTGSGKTTLVNLIPRFYDTLSGTIRVNGVDIRNSSQDEVRSKIGFVPQKAVLFTGTIAENIRFGKQTATQDEIEHAAHIAQAEDFISNMKDGYHAEIEQGGSNLSGGQKQRLSIARALIRKPDIYIFDDSFSALDFKTDANLRAALKDETKNATVLLVAQRVSTVVDADRIIVLDEGHIAGMGTHQELLSTNDIYREIALSQLSEEEIA from the coding sequence ATGATAAAAATACTGAAAAATTTATCCGTTTATAAGTGGATTATTTCAGCAGTTATCGGTCTGGTTTTTATTCAATCGATGTCGGACCTCTTTTTACCTACACTCATGGCGGATATTATTGATAAAGGCGTCGTTCGAGGTGACACTCCTTACATTTGGAAAATCGGTGGTTTGATGCTGGTGGTTTCAGCACTTGGCGCTTGTGCTTCCATAATCGCAAGCTACTATTCGTCCAAAGCAGCAATGGGAATGGGACGGGATCTCCGGCTGAGAGTCTTTAATCATGTAGAAAAATTTTCGTTACAAGAATTTGACGAAGTCGGTACCGCGTCATTGATTACACGGACGACCAATGATATAACACAAGTCCAGCAAGTGGTTATCATGATGCTACGTATGGTAATCAGTGCACCCATCATGTTAGTCGGTGGAGTGATCATGGCAGTATCCATGGATGCAAAATTGTCCCTTGTCATTGTCGTCACTATGCCTTTTTTGATTGGTTCCATCCTGCTTATTCTATCCAAAGGTGTACCTCTTTTTCAAAAGGTGCAAAAACGATTAGACCGGTTGAACCTTGTATTAAGAGAAAATTTAACTGGAATTCGTGTCATTCGTGCCTTCAATCATGAAACACAAGAAAAAGAACGCCTTAAGAAAGCAAATAAAGAATTGACAGATGTCTCGATCAAAGTCAATAAAATCATGGCGTTCATGATGCCTGTAATGATGCTTGTCATGAACTTGACGGTTGTTGGTATCATTTGGTTCGGAGGAGTTCGTATTGATAACGGCGGCATGCAGATCGGGGACTTAATGGCCTTTATCCAATATGTAATGCAAATTATGTTCGCCCTTGTAATGGCATCCATGATGTTCGTTATGGTTCCACGCGCGGCCGTATCCGCAACGAGGATAAACGAGGTCCTTGACATGAAACCTTCATTCTTAGATGAAGGGACAGAAAAGGCAGATCGTGAACCCGGTACACTTGAATTTGAACATGTGACCTTCAGTTACCCAGGGGCAGAAGAGCCTGCATTATCGGATATCAGTTTTTCTGCAAGACCTGGTGAAATCACCGCAATAATCGGCGGAACTGGTTCAGGGAAAACGACGCTCGTCAATTTGATCCCTCGCTTCTATGATACTTTAAGTGGGACAATTCGCGTCAATGGTGTTGATATTCGTAATTCATCACAAGATGAAGTTCGGTCAAAAATTGGCTTTGTACCACAAAAGGCTGTCCTCTTTACAGGTACCATTGCTGAAAACATTCGCTTTGGAAAACAAACCGCCACACAAGATGAAATTGAGCATGCAGCCCATATCGCGCAAGCTGAAGATTTTATCAGTAACATGAAAGACGGCTATCATGCAGAAATAGAACAAGGAGGCTCAAACCTATCAGGAGGGCAAAAGCAACGGCTTTCGATTGCACGGGCACTCATTAGGAAACCTGATATTTATATATTTGATGATAGTTTTTCTGCACTAGACTTCAAGACAGATGCCAACCTTCGTGCAGCCTTGAAAGATGAAACGAAAAATGCGACGGTACTACTCGTTGCACAGCGGGTCAGTACGGTCGTTGACGCTGACCGAATCATTGTATTGGACGAAGGACACATTGCGGGTATGGGAACACACCAAGAATTGCTAAGTACAAACGACATATACCGTGAAATCGCCTTATCACAGCTCTCAGAGGAGGAAATTGCATGA
- a CDS encoding GntR family transcriptional regulator, which yields MELDFKNPIPLHAQLKTILENQILEGYYKDKIPSERELMDMYSVSRSTVREAVSILVREGILEKRHGKGTFVSLKPVQEWLKMISFTETTKGMGIELLDHGRVMTPENIADANGFEDESYHIKRLRLQGDVPIAIELHYYSLDLGKELTKFDLSTTVLYDALEGDLNINFCEAEQIITCGFPTKEDAEHLGIKDTMCLLITERMIFDSDGNLVEYYKGLFRSDMYSFAMKMSRKN from the coding sequence ATGGAGTTAGACTTTAAAAATCCAATCCCATTACACGCTCAATTAAAAACCATATTGGAAAATCAGATTTTAGAAGGTTATTATAAAGACAAAATCCCGAGTGAAAGGGAACTAATGGATATGTATTCAGTCAGCAGAAGCACTGTACGGGAAGCCGTATCCATCCTGGTTCGTGAGGGGATATTGGAAAAAAGGCATGGGAAGGGAACGTTCGTTTCCCTTAAACCCGTACAGGAATGGCTTAAAATGATAAGTTTCACTGAAACCACTAAAGGCATGGGGATTGAATTACTGGATCATGGCCGTGTAATGACACCTGAAAATATAGCTGATGCAAATGGTTTTGAAGATGAATCTTACCATATTAAAAGGCTGCGACTACAGGGGGATGTCCCCATAGCCATTGAATTGCATTATTATTCTTTGGACCTAGGAAAAGAATTGACGAAATTCGATTTAAGTACCACCGTATTGTATGACGCACTCGAAGGAGATCTGAACATTAACTTTTGTGAAGCGGAGCAAATAATAACCTGCGGCTTTCCAACAAAAGAAGATGCTGAACATTTGGGGATAAAAGATACGATGTGTTTGCTGATTACAGAACGGATGATTTTTGATTCTGATGGTAACTTAGTAGAATATTATAAAGGATTATTCAGATCGGATATGTACTCTTTCGCTATGAAAATGTCCCGGAAGAACTGA
- a CDS encoding MarR family winged helix-turn-helix transcriptional regulator: MKEILREIGMIARALDSISNIQFKEFDLTKGQYLYLVRICENRGIIQEKLAEMIKVDRTTAARAIKKLEIQGFIEKKNDEGNKKIKKLYPTDKGEKVYPFLQKEGEYTDKVAFSGFSLEETEAVFHLLQRVRKNIEVDWEFVKKGNKRGY; this comes from the coding sequence ATGAAGGAAATACTCCGTGAAATTGGAATGATAGCAAGGGCATTGGACTCTATAAGTAATATCCAATTTAAAGAATTTGACCTTACAAAAGGGCAGTATTTGTATCTTGTTCGAATATGTGAAAATCGAGGAATCATTCAAGAAAAGTTAGCAGAAATGATAAAGGTCGACCGGACGACAGCAGCTCGTGCCATTAAAAAACTTGAAATTCAAGGTTTTATCGAAAAGAAAAATGATGAGGGCAACAAAAAAATTAAAAAGTTATATCCTACTGATAAAGGTGAAAAGGTCTATCCTTTTTTACAGAAAGAAGGGGAGTATACCGACAAGGTTGCATTTTCTGGATTTTCTTTGGAAGAAACGGAAGCGGTGTTTCATCTTCTTCAAAGGGTCAGAAAAAATATTGAGGTAGATTGGGAATTTGTGAAAAAGGGAAATAAAAGGGGATATTGA
- a CDS encoding MarR family winged helix-turn-helix transcriptional regulator, with translation MKNEKQIIQSVQLLRSFWNVQKNIMRFVQKTAAENDLTVPQYSILMTISPHKETTQKIVGEKTFLPKSTLSQAVDGLVRAGMLQREHVEGNRREIQLSITEKGKNTLKMIHFQESSIHQIFQSAIELLSEEQFEELLETHLQITNFLEAQAIEKGECTK, from the coding sequence GTGAAGAATGAAAAACAAATAATTCAATCAGTACAACTATTGCGTTCATTTTGGAACGTGCAGAAAAATATCATGCGATTCGTTCAAAAGACAGCGGCAGAAAATGATTTAACAGTTCCGCAATATTCGATTTTGATGACCATTTCCCCTCATAAGGAGACCACTCAAAAAATAGTTGGGGAGAAAACGTTTCTTCCAAAAAGCACACTGAGTCAAGCGGTCGATGGCCTTGTTCGGGCAGGCATGCTCCAACGAGAGCATGTGGAGGGCAACCGGCGTGAGATTCAGCTGTCAATCACCGAAAAGGGGAAAAATACATTAAAAATGATTCATTTTCAAGAAAGCAGTATCCACCAAATATTTCAATCGGCGATTGAATTGCTTTCTGAAGAACAGTTTGAAGAGTTGCTTGAAACGCATCTTCAAATTACAAACTTTTTAGAAGCTCAAGCAATAGAAAAAGGAGAGTGTACAAAATGA